Proteins found in one Amycolatopsis umgeniensis genomic segment:
- a CDS encoding GNAT family N-acetyltransferase: MSEFHVRAVAEGEQRACLEVLEEALHAKPISDEAWAKMAPTWPAAGKFAAFDDDGTPVGIASSFEIELTVPGGRKLTTAAVDGVGVRADWTRRGILTTMMAAQLEDFAARGIPLAALHASEGVIYGRFGYGTATFSKGVFVERPRAQVRDGVGRDGVVRFVTPAEAVQRVPALYERFEGTRPGFASRPAQWWPGFFDRLVAGNDGYRVAIHSGPDGDDGFVVYRTIDARDRQAPERGAILEIRELEAATPRAWAGLWRFLLQIDLVSAVAGRGRPMDEPVAELLTDPRAVNTTEVIDDLWVRLVDVLAALRARTYGTAEPVVLEVFDKQLQDNNGRYAVGPDGVERTTAEPELRLDVSTLSSLYLGHGLFTDLALSGRVEVLDEAAAVRADTLFHTARAPWCGTFF; the protein is encoded by the coding sequence ATGAGCGAATTCCATGTGCGTGCCGTGGCCGAAGGCGAGCAGCGGGCCTGCCTCGAAGTCCTCGAAGAGGCCTTGCACGCCAAGCCGATCTCGGACGAAGCCTGGGCGAAGATGGCCCCGACTTGGCCCGCCGCGGGGAAGTTCGCCGCGTTCGACGACGACGGCACCCCCGTGGGGATCGCCAGTTCCTTCGAGATCGAGCTCACTGTCCCGGGTGGACGGAAGCTCACCACCGCGGCGGTCGACGGCGTCGGCGTCCGCGCGGACTGGACCCGTCGCGGGATCCTCACCACGATGATGGCCGCGCAGTTGGAAGACTTCGCCGCCCGTGGAATCCCGCTGGCCGCGCTGCACGCTTCGGAAGGTGTGATCTACGGCCGCTTCGGTTACGGCACGGCCACCTTCAGCAAGGGTGTGTTCGTCGAACGCCCCCGCGCCCAGGTCCGCGACGGCGTGGGACGGGACGGCGTGGTCAGGTTCGTCACCCCGGCCGAGGCGGTCCAGCGCGTTCCCGCGCTGTACGAACGCTTCGAGGGAACGCGGCCCGGGTTCGCCTCCCGCCCCGCCCAGTGGTGGCCGGGCTTCTTCGACAGGCTCGTCGCCGGGAACGACGGATATCGCGTCGCCATCCACAGTGGACCGGACGGGGACGACGGTTTCGTCGTCTACCGGACCATCGACGCGCGGGACCGGCAGGCGCCGGAACGCGGAGCGATCCTGGAGATCCGTGAACTCGAGGCAGCGACACCGCGGGCCTGGGCGGGACTGTGGCGCTTCCTGCTGCAGATCGACCTGGTCTCGGCTGTCGCCGGACGGGGCCGCCCGATGGACGAGCCCGTCGCCGAACTGCTGACCGACCCGCGTGCGGTGAACACGACCGAGGTCATCGACGACCTGTGGGTCCGGCTCGTCGACGTGCTCGCGGCCCTGCGGGCGCGCACCTACGGCACCGCGGAACCCGTGGTGCTGGAGGTGTTCGACAAACAGCTTCAGGACAACAACGGCCGATACGCCGTCGGCCCGGACGGCGTGGAACGCACCACCGCCGAGCCGGAACTTCGGTTGGACGTCAGCACCTTGTCGTCGCTGTACCTCGGCCATGGCCTGTTCACCGATCTGGCGTTGTCCGGCCGCGTCGAGGTGCTGGACGAGGCGGCGGCCGTCCGTGCGGACACGCTGTTCCACACCGCCCGTGCCCCGTGGTGCGGGACGTTCTTCTAA
- a CDS encoding pirin family protein — MSNTETEPAELLCRDRPGDGVTVLTPREVPLGGPRAIRVRRTLPQRQRSLIGAWCFADHYGPQDVSESGGMDVAPHPHTGLQTASWLFSGEIEHRDSIGTRAVVRPGELNLMTAGHGIAHSEVSTPDTSALHGVQLWIALPDEHRDTARDFRHHAPPLTRLPGATARVFLGSLAGITSPVPAFTPLLGAELTLEPGATSALDVDSAFEHGVLQDIGSVTVAGTALGTGELAYLAPGPKRLELANHGDVPARVLLLGGAPFTEELVMWWNFVGRSHDEIAEYREAWQAQASRFGRVDGYEGTTAWLPAPALPQVRIKPRRNPA; from the coding sequence GTGAGCAACACCGAGACCGAACCGGCCGAGTTGCTGTGCCGGGACCGGCCCGGCGACGGCGTCACCGTCCTGACCCCGCGTGAAGTCCCGCTCGGCGGGCCGCGCGCGATCCGGGTCCGCCGGACCCTTCCGCAGCGGCAGCGGTCCCTGATCGGCGCGTGGTGTTTCGCCGACCACTACGGACCGCAGGACGTGTCGGAGTCCGGCGGGATGGACGTCGCGCCGCATCCGCACACCGGGTTGCAGACCGCGAGCTGGCTGTTCAGCGGCGAGATCGAGCACCGCGACAGCATCGGCACCCGGGCCGTGGTCCGGCCGGGCGAACTCAACCTGATGACCGCCGGGCACGGCATCGCGCATTCCGAAGTGTCCACACCGGACACGTCGGCTCTGCACGGTGTCCAGCTGTGGATCGCGCTGCCGGACGAACACCGTGACACCGCACGGGACTTCCGGCACCACGCACCGCCGCTGACGCGGCTGCCCGGTGCCACCGCGCGGGTCTTCCTCGGCAGCCTCGCCGGGATCACCTCGCCGGTCCCGGCGTTCACTCCCCTGCTGGGCGCCGAACTCACCCTCGAGCCCGGCGCGACCTCGGCCCTCGACGTCGATTCCGCCTTCGAACACGGCGTCCTGCAGGACATCGGCTCGGTCACCGTCGCCGGCACCGCGCTGGGGACCGGGGAGCTCGCCTACCTCGCACCCGGTCCGAAGCGGCTGGAGCTGGCCAACCACGGCGACGTACCGGCCAGGGTGCTCCTCCTCGGCGGGGCACCGTTCACCGAGGAACTCGTCATGTGGTGGAACTTCGTGGGCCGCAGCCACGACGAGATCGCCGAGTACCGCGAGGCGTGGCAGGCACAGGCAAGCCGCTTCGGGCGCGTCGACGGCTACGAGGGGACGACGGCGTGGTTGCCCGCACCCGCGTTACCGCAGGTGCGGATCAAACCACGGCGCAATCCGGCTTAG